A genomic region of Dermacentor andersoni chromosome 9, qqDerAnde1_hic_scaffold, whole genome shotgun sequence contains the following coding sequences:
- the LOC126529713 gene encoding uncharacterized protein: MTRDDHSARRLARAEALARHYGNKHGVFYVDASGPHHGGWFTAAVVHQNTAVNGLTFQAQDITHAEEVAIALAAADQDSRVIISDSRGACRNIESGFIPYLAYRLLQGSNYLGVPAPRTIVWTPAHEGLEGNEAADAAARALTLRASPSPPVAADSDPNPVFTFKEITQHYQYGHAIFPKPCKGLTKAEERLLLRLYTKTLLCPAIQKHFDPACTGTCPHCEEKSSDIFHMVWACQLTPHRPPIPNPTREDWEAALLSCSDLASQKALVGRARATATANGFF, translated from the coding sequence ATGACACGAGACGACCATAGTGCCCGGCGCCTCGCGCGCGCGGAAGCGTTGGCACGTCACTATGGGAACAAGCACGGAGTAttctacgtggacgcctccggcccaCACCATGGGGGTTGGTttacggccgcagtcgtccaccaaaacacCGCGGTGAACGGCCTTACGTTCCAAGCACAAGACATAACACATGCGGAAGAGGTGGCCATCGCGCTCGCCGCTGCAGATCAGGACTCGCGGGTCATTATTAGCGACTCACGAGGGGCCTGCAGGAACATTGAAAGTGGCTTTATTCCCTATTTGGCGTACCGCTTACTTCAAGGCAGCAATTATCTCGGGGTCCCCGCGCCCCGCACGATAGTATGGACTCCCGCGCACGAGGGTCTCGAGGGCAACGAAGCGGCCGACGCCGCTGCCCGCGCGCTCACTCTCCGGGCATCGCCTTCGCCTCCCGTAGCTGCGGACTCCGACCCCAATCCGGTATTTACCTTCAAGGAAATCACCCAACACTACCAATACGGCCATGCAATCTTTCctaagccctgtaagggcctcacgAAGGCGGAGGAGCGTTTACTCCTTCGCCTCTATACTAAAACACTGTTGTGCCCGGCAATCCAAAAACATTTCGACCCTGCGTGCACAGGGACGTGCCCGCACTGTGAGGAAAAATCTTCggacattttccacatggtgtgggcatgccaatTAACCCCTCACCGtcctcctatacccaaccctacccgggaggactgggaggcggccctgctcagctgCTCCGACCTGGCGAGCCAGAAGGCCCTGGTCGGCCGTGCCCGAGCCACGGCTACAGCCAATGGGTTCTTCTAA